One Bemisia tabaci chromosome 7, PGI_BMITA_v3 DNA window includes the following coding sequences:
- the LOC109037532 gene encoding acyl-CoA Delta-9 desaturase yields MDTRLNGAVPPGLELRLDADSSIRTNSTDSRENSQCASAPSHRECSSSWPSSWIRQASLKLFKFYIFGKHSAKGLFIIFWYELSMDPRVRLSPWSPPVKNEVKLSWDEVFLTRQRRIFFIFNHCVSLLGIYYCLTGQVKIATVIWAALLGSLSLIAVTAGAHRLWSHRAYKARWPLRLAMAAFQTVAVQYSVLNWVRDHRVHHKFVDTDADPHNSRRGFFFSHIGWVLVLPHPAVQEKKSRIDTRDVESDWVVAAQYKYYLPLSVLLGYIVPTLVPWYFWSEGLWTSHIVAAQLRHVLTSHGTFLINSAAHMWGTRPYDKNIKPTENMLVSVASMGEGWHNYHHTFPWDYKNAELWDYKVNLATAWVDLFAWLGQVYERKTVSPEMVAKRARRTGDGTHPHHHHGPGVWGWNDDDVPQEDRAITRIIDNKAA; encoded by the exons ATGGATACGAGACT AAATGGCGCCGTTCCTCCTGGACTGGAGCTACGACTGGATGCCGACAGTAGTATCCGGACGAACTCGACGGATTCCCGTGAAAATTCCCAATGTGCCTCTGCACCTTCTCACAGAGAATGCTCTTCATCTTGGCCGTCCTCCTGGATCCGCCAGGCCAGTCTCAAACTTTTTAAGTTCTATATTTTTGGCAAACACTCCGCTAAAGGactcttcataattttttggt ATGAACTCTCGATGGATCCTAGAGTGAGGCTGAGCCCTTGGTCACCgcctgtaaaaaatgaagtaaaattatCCTGGGACGAAGTTTTTCTAACCCGGCAGCGCCGGATTTTCTTCATATTTAATCATTGTGTATCTTTGCTTGGCATCTATTACTGTCTCACCGGCCAAGTCAAGATCGCCACTGTGATATGGG CGGCGTTATTGGGGAGCCTGTCCCTGATAGCAGTGACGGCAGGGGCGCACCGACTATGGTCCCACCGGGCGTACAAGGCGCGGTGGCCGCTGCGGTTGGCGATGGCCGCGTTCCAGACGGTGGCCGTCCAGTACAGCGTGCTCAACTGGGTGCGCGACCACCGGGTCCACCACAAGTTCGTCGACACCGACGCCGACCCGCACAACTCCCGCCGCGGCTTCTTCTTCTCGCACATCGGCTGGGTCCTCGTCCTCCCCCACCCCGCCGTCCAGGAGAAGAAGAGCCGCATCGACACCCGCGACGTAGAGTCCGACTGGGTCGTCGCTGCACAGTACAA ATATTACCTACCCTTAAGTGTACTCCTCGGCTACATCGTGCCAACACTTGTGCCATGGTACTTCTGGAGCGAGGGCCTCTGGACATCACATATAGTCGCTGCTCAACTCCGACATGTCTTGACGTCACACGGCACGTTCCTCATCAACAGCGCGGCCCACATGTGGGGCACCCGACCCTACGATAA GAACATCAAGCCCACGGAAAACATGCTGGTATCGGTGGCGTCGATGGGCGAGGGGTGGCACAACTACCACCACACGTTCCCGTGGGACTACAAGAACGCCGAGCTGTGGGACTACAAGGTGAACTTGGCGACGGCCTGGGTGGACTTGTTCGCTTGGCTCGGTCAAGTCTACGAGCGAAAGACGGTGAGCCCGGAGATGGTGGCCAAGCGAGCGAGGAGAACCGGGGACGGAACCCACCCCCACCACCACCACGGACCCGGCGTTTGGGGATGGAACGACGATGACGTCCCGCAGGAAGACAGGGCCATCACCAGGATCATCGACAATAAAGCAGCGTAG